The nucleotide window AGCTTGatttatgatgaatattttctttttctaccaattatagaaaaattttacccCGTGAACTAACGTGGACAAAgtaaataacacaaaaatattatatttagtgCAGAATCTAAATTTGTTTCAGTATTAAAAATGTTAGCAGTGATGGATCAATCTCAAAACGCTCCGGGTCCAAGTAATTCAAATCATCAAGTTTCCGCGCCAACTCCAGAAGAACCGGAAGTCGCCGAAAAGGATTTCCATTCTTCAGGTCGAACCGGCAGGAGAAATGCTTTACCAGACATTTTAagtaagatatatatatatattatatataaacttcataatcaattaaaattcatGCTCAGTTTCACCCTGTAAATTGATAAAGAAGACGAGTTGACACTTTTCATAGTCACATGATATGATAAATATTGTTACAAATAAATCTAAGACATAAGTTGTGAGGCCagtcctgtccggttataatggaattctaaaattagTGATAAGTTAGTGAAGTGTAGTGTGAAGTGTTTAAATAGATAGAGTGAGTAAAAGATAGTGTTCGtaaattcaccccaccgatACTaagagtataaataaataagaataacaTTACATTGGTATCAGGTGTGGgttattgtaaataaacatGGTAAATAGACTTTGTGACCTGAAAGTGACGGAACTGAAAGCCGAAATGAAGAATGACGAATTGGAAACATCCGGTAAAAAGAGTGAACTAGTAGGAAGACTCAAACTGGCACTGTTAAGTGACGGATTAGATCCAGAAACTTATCTATTCAAAAACGTGTCCTCCACCTTGATATCGTCAATTCCTGTAATGATGAAcgatatttctattcaaatggACGAGAAGgtttcaagttttcaaatttgaaaaacgatatttcgGCTACGAGAAGATTTCCACTATGAAGGAAGATATTTCGACtttgaaaaacgatattttgGCTAATATTGACGATATTTTGGCTACGAAAAGATTTCTACCATGAAGGATGATATTTCAACTTTGGAAAAAGATATTTCGGCTAATATTGACGATATTTTGGCTACGAGAAGATTTCTACCATGAAGGATGATATTTCAACTTTGGAAAAAGATATTTCGGCTAATATTGACGATATTTTGGCTACGAGAAGATTTCTACCATGAAGGATGATATTTCAACTTTGGAAAAAGATATTTCGGCTAATATTGACGATATTTTGGCTATGAGAAGATTTCTACCTTGGAGGATGATATTTCGACTTAGAAAAACGATATTTCGGCTAATATTGACGATATTTTGGCTATGAGAAGATTTCTACCTTGGAGGATGATATTTCGACTTAGAAAAACGATATTTTGGCTACGAGAAGATTTCTACCTTGGAGGATGATATTTCGACTTAGAAAAACGATATTTTGGCTACGAGAAGATTTGTTCCTCATGTTCCTCAGTTCCTCTTGACTCGCCCTGTATTAATTATGGGGATTAATGAAGCAAACATTcacgaaatattttgatagataataaatcaataataatttattactttctCCTGATGGATTacttattgtttgttttattcgatttaGGTCAACATGCCGTTGTATCCAGCGCCGATTTATCATCAAAACTTCAAGGCTTAACAACAAACGATAACAGCGAATCATCGGACAAACCGAGTACTAGTAAAAgctgaaataattaatttaaaacacCGGAAAATCGGTAAAATTTCCACTtgaattttgtatgtttttctaaaaaaaaaacccaaattaAAGAACGGTTattcattttggagaaaaaaattgttgttgagTAGATACTCAGGAAAAGTAGGAAGTTTAAGGTTAAAaggaaaatacattaaatattttgtaataggagtggattaaattttattattatagtgcGTGAAATATCCTAACGTTAAATTAAAGACGTTCCCAAATGTGATTCGTGCTCAATTTATTCAAAGCTTAACTCAAtgtcaataatttgaattataattgaaaaaggTCCGCGATTTATTGGGCACCGTTATCTCGGAGCACGACTCCGAACGACGATCTTCCGATGTGAAAAAGTTTAACTGCGATAGAATGTGACGTCATCAGCGCCGTTGCAACGTTATAAACCTCTATAAAGATTGGTTAGGTTAAATTTACCGTACGGCGCCAAATCTTTTGATACGTTCGCATTCTATCGCAAAATGTCGTAGGTTAAATGAAACGAAACATTTTGCGATATAATGCAAAGTCATATATACAGTTTGCGACGCACGGAAAATGCGTCGAATCAATAATCAGGAGTGTGTTCCAAAGTCACGCTGGAGCGCATACTTTTTGCGATCggattcaaaaaaatgttaaatgaaaGGAGACATTTTGCAATAGTGTTAGCACCTAACCTAAACAAGttttata belongs to Diorhabda carinulata isolate Delta chromosome X, icDioCari1.1, whole genome shotgun sequence and includes:
- the LOC130901542 gene encoding uncharacterized protein LOC130901542, encoding MQQRNSVLCLSSKANTQIKRDRKKRFTRKSVLKMLAVMDQSQNAPGPSNSNHQVSAPTPEEPEVAEKDFHSSGRTGRRNALPDILSQHAVVSSADLSSKLQGLTTNDNSESSDKPSTSKS